The Catenulispora sp. MAP5-51 DNA segment GCCCTTGCCGATGGTCAGATCGACGCCGCGCAGGATCCAGTCGTGGTCGTCGTGGTAACGGAACCAGACGTCGCGCAGTTCGATGCGGTCTTTCAGCGGCTCCGGAACCGGAACTGGGACCGACGCCGACGCCGACGCCGCTACCTCGGGTGCCGCCGTTCGCGTAAGCCCGGCGTAGTGTCCGAACAGGATCAGCATCTGGTTCACCGTGCCGAGCTGGGCGACGATCCCGGCCAGCCCGCCCTGCACGGCGCTCAGTGCGGCGATCAGGATGCTGAGATCGCCGACGCTGCCGTGTCCCGTGCGGATCCGCGCCACCGTGGACAGCAGCGCCACGCCGGAGACGACGGCGGTCAGCAGCGACAGCGAGCCGTCGGCGCGCAGCGTCGCCCGATCCACCGCACGGTCCCCGGCCTGCACGGCCGTCAGCTCCGAGAGCATCCGGCCGCGCAGGAAACCGCCGAGGCCGAACAGCCGGATCTCCTTGGCGGCGCGGGTGTCCGTGAGCAGCGTCGAGTAGAAGATTTGGCGCCGGACCGCTGGCACGGTCCGCACTGTGACCTCGGCGCGCCGCCGGCTCAGCGCCAGCTGTGCCCACAGGATCGGCCCGGCCGAGGCCAGCACGAGCACGGCGAGCAGCGGCGACATCGCGATCAGCGTCACCGTGAACCCTGAGACGACCAGCGCGGTCTGCGCGATGCCCAGCAGCGAGCCGGCCAGCAGCTGCGGCCCGTTCTGCGCCGACTGCTGAGCCAGCCGCAGCCGGTTCTGGAACCCGGGGTCCTCGATCTCGGCCAGCCCTGGCAGCCGGGTCACGGCGGCGAACACCTGGCTTTGGGTGAACAAGGTGACGCGCCGCGCGATCTCGCGGTCGGCGTAGGCACCGACGTGCTGGACGGTGGCCCCGGCGGCGGTGACCGCGGCGATCGCCAGCGCGCAGCTCCACAGGCTCGGACCCGGACGGCCGGTGAGCCGGTCCAGCAGGAGCTTGGTCAGCCACGCGGCGACCACCGGCGCCAGGCCCGTGACCAGCGCGGCGATCATGCGCAGGGCCACGGCCAGGGGCGCCGCGCGTACGTAGACGGCGGTCGCGGCGCGCAGCAGGCCCGGTATGCCAGGGTTCGAAGACGTCGCGGGCTCGCTCATCGCTGCCGGACCACCCGGCCCACCAGCCGCTGCGCGTCGAAGTAGCCGCGCTGCCGGGAGTCGGTGCTGTGCGCCGTGTTGTCGCCGAGCAGGACGAGTTTGCCGTGCGGGACCAGGGTTTCCGGCGCGTCGGCGAGCGCCGGCACCCGCGTGCGCGGCACCGGGTCGCCCGGGACGGCGGCGGCGCGCTTGATCAGCCAGAGTTCGCCGTGATCGGTCGCGGGCGCCGATTCCGGATCCAGGTCCAGCTCCAGCTCCGGGTCCGGTGCCAGGACCACGACGTCGCCGCTGCGGATCCGGCCCGGCGCGGTCCGGCGGACGACCAGCCGGTCGCCGGGGCGCAGGGTCGGGGCCATGCTCAGACCGGCGACCGTGACCAGGACGTAGTGGTGCCGGAGCGTCAGAGCGGTCGCTGTCAGGGCACTGAGCGCGACCGCCAGCACCAGCGCTCCGAGCACGGCTGCGGTGGTGACGGTCACGACGCCTCGGCCGGGACCAGCGCCGGCCTTGCGGTCTGGGCGGGGGCGGCCGGGCGCTGAAGCGCCTCCAGCACGGCCCCGGCCGCGTCCACCAAGCCGTCCGGCCCCATGCGCACCAGCGTCGGGAAGCCCGACAGGTCGAACGCGCGCACCATCGGCCCGTCCGAGGCCTGCACGACGACTCGCGCCACCGTGCCGAGCTGCGCGACCATCGCCGCGTCCGCCTCCGGCGCGGCCAGGACCGCGATGACCTGCTCCGGGCCCAGACCCAGACCCAGACCCAGACCGGCCACGTAGTCGACGAAGCGAGGCAGCAGCTCCTTGCAGGGCACGCAATCGGTGGTGAAGAAGCCGATCAGCGTGCCGGGGCCCAGCAGGTCCTGGTCCACCGGACGGCCGTGCGTGTCGATCGCCGCGAACTCCCCGACCCGGTGCCCGGGCCGGGGCCGCAGGGCCGGACGGCTGCCGGCGATCTGGGCGTCGAACAGCTGCGTGTGCTGGCGCAGGCGGCGGATGACGCCGACCGTGAGCACCAGGTCGAGCAGGCACAGCACGCCGACGAGCGCCACGGCGGCACCGAGATAGGCCATCAGATCGTCCCCTTCGCCAGTTCGCGGCCCGCACGGTCCGCAGGGCCAGCAAGGCTAGGGCCGGCCGCTACACGATCTGTACATCCGGCGTCAGGAGCATGTACGGGGCTTGTATCAGCACGGTATGGCGCCTCGTTAGGTTGCGGATCCCCAGCGATCGAAAGGAGATCACCGATGAAGCGACTGACTCAGGCCGCCGACCGGATGCTCGACCGGTTCGCCCCGAAGGCGACGGCGATGGCGGCCACGTGCCCGCTGCCCTCGGACTGCTACTACACCGGCACCAAGTACGCCGGCCCGTGCAACGGCGGCTACATCTACGAGGTCCAGTGTGGGCCGCGCGAGGGCTACACCTACTGGTACCAGTGCGTCTGTTAATCAGCGTCCGGTAACCAGCGGCATCCCGGGCCGGGTGGTCGCCTCCGTGCGGCCGCCCTGCCTCAGGCGGAAAATTTCGAGATCCTGTCAGGATATTGCAGCGACCCGTCGCGACTCGGTACCCTCACGGCAGTACGGGCACGGGCACAGGTACGGGCACAGGTCGGGGTAAGGGCACACAGAGCACGGCGCCTTGGAAGGACCCGCGGGGTGAGAAGGCACGTTCTGCGCGCGCTCAGGCGCGCCGCCCACCGGGTGCGCACCGGGCTCCCGGCCACACTGGTGACGGCGGCGGCCGCGCTGGTCTTCGCCACGCTCGGCGCGTTCGTCGCCGCGCTGGCCCATTCCGAGCCGCCGGTCGTGGTGCGCGGCGCGCCGACGGCCGACCGCGTGATGCGCTATCTGGGCGCGTATGCCGGTGCCGGCGCGGGGGAGCAGGACGCGGCGGTCGCCGCGGCGGCGCACCGGTTCTTGGGCGACGTGCCGGGGGCGGTCTACCGGATCGACGCCTCGCCGGCGCTGACGCTGGCCGGGGGCGGCGCGGAGCCGTTCGGCGAGGCGGCGGTCGCGGTCTCGGGTGCTGATATCGCCGCCCATGCGACGCTGACCGCCGGGCAATGGCCGACGGGAGCTACAACCAATGCGAATTCTCCTTACGCGGCCATAGAAGTCGCCCTTCCCGACTCGCTCTCCGGCGCCGAGAACATCCACCTCGGCACCGTCCTCGCCCTCGGCCCCGGCAGCCAGGCCGCGGACTCCGCCGCCAACCACTCCGTCACCGTCGTCGGCATCTATCACGCCGACGGCTCCGCCTTGTGGCAGGCCCTCCCGCCCGGCGCGCTCCCACAGATCGCGGCCAGCCCGGCGCAGCCGCTGGTCGTCGCCCCGGCCGCGCTGGCCGGCGCCGGCGGACTCGGCCAGGCCGGCAGCACGACCTGGATCGTCGATCCCCGCCTCGACGGTGTGTCGGCCGCCCGGCTCTCAGCGCTCGTCGACCGGGCCGACGCCGCGATCGTCCACCAGGACGCCCGGGCCGTGCCCGGCGCCGCGCCGATCAGCCCGGCGATCATCGTGTCCTCGGCGCTGCCCGAGCAGCGTGCGGTCGCCCGGCGCGCGACGGTCGCGGGCGAGGCCGAGCTCGCCGTCCCGGCCGGCGTCCTGATCCTGCTCGCCGGGACCGCCATGGTCCGCGCGGCGCGCACCGTGGCCTCGCGGCGGCGCGCGGACCTCGTCCTGGCCCGCAGCCGCGGTGCCGGGCCGGCGAAGCTGCTGGCGGCCGCCGGGCTGGAGGGGCCGGCTGTCGGGGCGCCGCTCATCGTGGTCGTGCCGTTCGCCGCACCGGCGCTGGCTCGCTTGCTCGCCGTCGCGACCCAGGTCAAAGCACTGACCTTCCCCGCGACCGCGCTGCTGACCATCGGGATCGCGACCGCGGCGGCCGTCGCCCACGGACTTCTCGCCGTCGCGGCCGCGTGGCCCGACGCGGTGGAGCGCGCGCCCGGAGCCTCCATCCGGCGCCGCAGCGCGCGGGTCGCACGCTTCCAGCGTGCCGGGACCGACCTCGTCCTGGCGGGCCTCGCGGCGTGGGGCTTGATCCAGCTCCACCACTACCGCTCGCCCCTGGCCGATCGGATCAGCGCCCAGAGTGCGGCCCAGAGCGCGGCCGGCGGCGGCGCGGTCTCCCTGGACCCGGTCCTGATCCTGGTCCCGGTGCTGGTCACCGGCGCTCTGGCGGTCCTGGCCCTGCGGCTGTTCCCGCTGCTCGCCCGGCCCCTGGACCGGCAGGCCGGACGGCGGCGCGGACTGACCGGCGCGTTCGGAGCCTGGCAGGTGAGCCGCCGGACCACGCGGCTGACCGGCGCGCTCCTGCTCATGGTCATGGCGATCTCCGTCGGCGCGCTGGCCTTGACCGCCACCGCCATGCGCACCCG contains these protein-coding regions:
- a CDS encoding ABC transporter ATP-binding protein, with translation MSEPATSSNPGIPGLLRAATAVYVRAAPLAVALRMIAALVTGLAPVVAAWLTKLLLDRLTGRPGPSLWSCALAIAAVTAAGATVQHVGAYADREIARRVTLFTQSQVFAAVTRLPGLAEIEDPGFQNRLRLAQQSAQNGPQLLAGSLLGIAQTALVVSGFTVTLIAMSPLLAVLVLASAGPILWAQLALSRRRAEVTVRTVPAVRRQIFYSTLLTDTRAAKEIRLFGLGGFLRGRMLSELTAVQAGDRAVDRATLRADGSLSLLTAVVSGVALLSTVARIRTGHGSVGDLSILIAALSAVQGGLAGIVAQLGTVNQMLILFGHYAGLTRTAAPEVAASASASVPVPVPEPLKDRIELRDVWFRYHDDHDWILRGVDLTIGKGQAVALVGLNGAGKSTLVKLLCRLYEPTRGSITWDGVDIRDLDINSLRTRLCAVFQDFMSYDLTAAENIAVGDLAAAGDESALRRAAETAGAADLIDGLPQGLQTMLSRMFSGADGDRGVTLSGGQWQRIAIARAVLRTEADLMILDEPSSGLDARAELEIHQSLARLRTGRSSLLISHRLNTVRTADWIVVLADGAIREQGSHETLMAADGEYAELFRIQSEGYQLAT
- a CDS encoding S26 family signal peptidase, with the translated sequence MTVTTAAVLGALVLAVALSALTATALTLRHHYVLVTVAGLSMAPTLRPGDRLVVRRTAPGRIRSGDVVVLAPDPELELDLDPESAPATDHGELWLIKRAAAVPGDPVPRTRVPALADAPETLVPHGKLVLLGDNTAHSTDSRQRGYFDAQRLVGRVVRQR
- a CDS encoding TlpA family protein disulfide reductase encodes the protein MAYLGAAVALVGVLCLLDLVLTVGVIRRLRQHTQLFDAQIAGSRPALRPRPGHRVGEFAAIDTHGRPVDQDLLGPGTLIGFFTTDCVPCKELLPRFVDYVAGLGLGLGLGPEQVIAVLAAPEADAAMVAQLGTVARVVVQASDGPMVRAFDLSGFPTLVRMGPDGLVDAAGAVLEALQRPAAPAQTARPALVPAEAS
- a CDS encoding ABC transporter permease, with the protein product MRRHVLRALRRAAHRVRTGLPATLVTAAAALVFATLGAFVAALAHSEPPVVVRGAPTADRVMRYLGAYAGAGAGEQDAAVAAAAHRFLGDVPGAVYRIDASPALTLAGGGAEPFGEAAVAVSGADIAAHATLTAGQWPTGATTNANSPYAAIEVALPDSLSGAENIHLGTVLALGPGSQAADSAANHSVTVVGIYHADGSALWQALPPGALPQIAASPAQPLVVAPAALAGAGGLGQAGSTTWIVDPRLDGVSAARLSALVDRADAAIVHQDARAVPGAAPISPAIIVSSALPEQRAVARRATVAGEAELAVPAGVLILLAGTAMVRAARTVASRRRADLVLARSRGAGPAKLLAAAGLEGPAVGAPLIVVVPFAAPALARLLAVATQVKALTFPATALLTIGIATAAAVAHGLLAVAAAWPDAVERAPGASIRRRSARVARFQRAGTDLVLAGLAAWGLIQLHHYRSPLADRISAQSAAQSAAGGGAVSLDPVLILVPVLVTGALAVLALRLFPLLARPLDRQAGRRRGLTGAFGAWQVSRRTTRLTGALLLMVMAISVGALALTATAMRTRNAGDQAAFAVGADVRIDSSALSPPARRAAYTSVPGVSTATPIWSTAATSADGTHTATTLIGVDPHTAGTVLAFGPGTAGPAARTALAHLGGAQLGGLSLPGRPTRLTVAATTTVSDGALPTGSVLELTIVDASGLTMTRSAPLTTSDAVFDLSGAGALSYPLRVTGISAQIPFSSITHLVHIDFRAITGTDTDGAPTGPATAPDDSSWLVTSTQRGLSGDGADPAACPDPVPQPGPGQGGGGRLCRSKTSAGALVTFAFLTPAYNAPDGTASQPRDPFGVNATLPVPLADGLAPALPAVVDQDLLDQTGTHVGDTLTFTADDAPADSPVPDPSGTSDGTPQLSLRITGVVAAIPGQPAGPAAMLDLATLADQLPTLGLDPPTDATWLLKTAPGSDAEVEQAFAARPALGAPVLSGAARAAGRDDVFRAGSSGLFTACIVLAPLFALLGFAMDTVISIRERSRGFAALRAFGARPRELASALLIEQGVVAVVALLAGTVIGAGVAAITEPLLATSSDGSAAHPAMAVLIPWLRAAGLGLATVAAVVAVLSAIARAAAALDLARVLRAGEDI